In a genomic window of Quercus lobata isolate SW786 chromosome 4, ValleyOak3.0 Primary Assembly, whole genome shotgun sequence:
- the LOC115986236 gene encoding rust resistance kinase Lr10-like, with protein MFLKLYVKNINYTEQWIDLYDPDDCIDPRQLRIPDLTSSPFDFWGMRNYTFFNCSTYKDSPTDHVTRIPCLSSTHHYQIAALWSDADAIYVPQSCRKMYDLEPVPFSLKYDDHDGKYISLLWNNPMCRTCYAFGQKCTRIGNTLETRCLLNISKHKTANASEFGVEPDDGCKETRCGDDGPTIQFPFWLKDQRPKHCGYPGFELYCTEDNHTMLELPHSGKFYVKDINYTGQGITLYDLDGCINLTMVRIPDLTSSPFEFDMHNYTFFNCSTHKDSLRDDVIGMRIPCLSSNHHYQITALMFDDEKAIYVSQSCRKMYNLEPVPFYWDYDDVKYISLLWHNPMCGICYALDQKCTRMGNTLETTCLDNISKNKTGVQEIQERRQGSPTKLIGSLLGSLTFLHVLVLYHVFRSNRLEKESQIKIEKFLQDYRALKPTRYTYADIQSITNQFKDKLGQGGYGTVFKGKLSNDVFVAVKILNNSKGNGEEFINEVGSMGRIHHVNVARLVGYCADGFRRALIYEYLPNKSLDKYIFSVNGKSHILGWEKLQDIALGIAKGIGYLHQGCDQQILHFDIKPQNILLDQNFNPKISDFGLAKLFSKEKSVVSMTAARGTMGYIAPEVLSRNFGTVSHKSDVFSFGMLLLEIVAGRKNIDTTVENTSQVYLPEWIHNQLDQGEDLGIQLEEERHAKIAKKLAIVGLWCIQWYPVNRPSMKVVVQMLEGEGDDLKIPPNPFESTHSMNQSLIVAGRRSHITLSVISESE; from the exons ATGTTTTTGAAGTTGTATGTAAAGAATATCAATTACACAGAGCAGTGGATTGATTTATATGATCCAGATGATTGCATTGATCCAAGACAGCTTCGAATCCCCGATTTAACTTCATCTCCTTTTGATTTTTGGGGCATGCGTAACTACACCTTCTTCAATTGTTCAACTTACAAGGATTCACCTACGGATCATGTTACGCGTATCCCTTGCTTAAGCAGTACCCATCATTACCAAATCGCAGCTTTATGGTCTGATGCAGATGCTATTTATGTGCCGCAATCTTGCCGGAAGATGTATGACTTAGAGCCagttcctttttctttgaaatACGACGACCACGACGGAAAGTATATTTCATTGCTGTGGAACAATCCAATGTGCCGAACCTGCTATGCATTTGGCCAGAAATGTACAAGGATAGGAAATACCTTAGAAACTCGATGCTTACTCAATATTTCCAAACATAAAACAG CAAATGCTTCTGAGTTTGGAGTAGAGCCAGATGATGGGTGCAAGGAAACAAGGTGCGGAGATGATGGCCCAACCATCCagttcccgttttggctaaaggACCAACGGCCAAAACATTGTGGATACCCCGGCTTTGAACTATATTGCACCGAGGACAACCATACCATGCTCGAGCTGCCACATTCAGGGAAGTTTTATGTAAAGGATATCAATTACACAGGGCAGGGGATTACTTTATATGATCTAGATGGTTGCATTAATTTAACAATGGTTCGAATCCCCGATTTAACTTCATCTCCTTTTGAGTTTGACATGCATAACTACACCTTCTTCAATTGTTCAACTCACAAGGATTCACTTAGGGATGATGTTATAGGTATGCGTATCCCTTGCTTAAGCAGTAACCATCATTACCAAATCACAGCTTTAATGTTTGATGATGAAAAAGCTATTTATGTGTCGCAATCTTGCCGGAAGATGTATAACTTAGAGCCAGTTCCTTTTTATTGGGATTATGATGACGTGAAGTATATTTCATTGCTGTGGCACAATCCAATGTGCGGAATCTGCTATGCACTTGACCAGAAATGTACAAGGATGGGAAATACCTTAGAAACTACATGCTTAGacaatatttccaaaaataaaacag GTGTACAGGAAATTCAAGAACGCCGTCAAG GTTCACCGACAAAGCTAATAG GATCACTCCTGGGTTCCTTAACCTTTCTTCATGTACTAGTCCTCTACCATGTCTTCCGCTCAAATAGACTAGAAAAAGAGAGTCAAATAAAGATAGAGAAATTTTTGCAGGATTACAGGGCTCTAAAACCCACAAGATACACTTATGCCGATATACAGAGCATAACAAACCAATTCAAGGACAAATTGGGACAAGGAGGTTATGGCACTGTCTTTAAAGGAAAACTTTCCAATGATGTCTTTGTAGCTGTTAAGATCCTCAACAATTCCAAAGGAAATGGTGAAGAGTTCATTAATGAAGTGGGATCAATGGGGAGAATCCACCATGTTAATGTGGCTCGCTTGGTAGGCTATTGTGCTGATGGATTTCGGAGAGCTCTCATTTATGAATATTTACCAAACAAATCTCTAGATAAGTACATATTCTCTGTTAATGGTAAGAGTCATATACTTGGTTGGGAGAAGCTTCAAGATATTGCTTTGGGCATAGCCAAAGGAATTGGTTACCTCCATCAAGGGTGTGACCAACAAATTCTACATTTTGATATAAAAcctcaaaatattttgctaGACCAAAACTTTAACCCCAAGATCTCTGATTTTGGTCTTGCCAAGTtgttttccaaggaaaaaaGTGTGGTTTCTATGACTGCTGCAAGGGGAACAATGGGCTATATTGCACCTGAGGTTTTATCTAGGAATTTTGGGACCGTGTCACATAAATCAGATGTATTTAGTTTTGGAATGTTACTATTAGAAATTGTTGCGGGGAGAAAGAATATTGATACTACAGTGGAGAACACAAGTCAAGTATACCTTCCAGAATGGATTCATAATCAATTGGATCAAGGAGAAGACCTAGGAATTCAACTTGAAGAAGAGAGACATGCCAAGATAGCAAAGAAACTTGCTATTGTGGGACTTTGGTGTATCCAGTGGTATCCTGTTAATCGCCCTTCTATGAAAGTCGTGGTTCAAATGTTAGAAGGAGAGGGTGATGATCTGAAAATTCCACCAAATCCTTTCGAGTCCACACATTCAATGAATCAGAGTTTAATTGTGGCTGGTAGACGCTCTCATATAACACTAAGTGTTATTTCTGAATCAGAATGA
- the LOC115986790 gene encoding uncharacterized protein LOC115986790 yields the protein MIQEIPEDVNTDPVLHAIDLRGKVGVDWMRKHALHLLNWGNRLQRCCQGVLGDMPPQHEYFGWFKRVTRRFIDVPGATLTILIEGYLRLLSRHPVGTEDHQDIIDVLTAVQAIGRVQPRDPEVLNEEAATPAAAATQRPSITESPSTSIAPTRRLRVRTPRVVPTSEPPPPTPHPSLSPTIPSPTLHPSRSPTIPPLTPHPSVGPDIPPPTPRSFPDVSPIPSFDLGIHLTPPDIQQEPPSGSMSTGPSSAITPPHVHVEEASGLPVQQEGRPKRISKAPPCGTGGHKHGHNAGPEASDEGHARPPPYYTRRQKVQKR from the exons ATGATCCAAGAAATTCCCGAAGATGTTAACACTGACCCCGTGCTTCATGCCATTGATTTGAGGGGGAAGGTGGGCGTTGATTGGATGCGGAAACATGCTCTGCATTTACTAAATTGGGGTAACCGCCTTCAACGGTGTTGTCAAGGAGTGCTTGGTGATATGCCTCCACAGCATGAGTACTTCGGATGGTTCAAAAGGGTGACTCGGAGGTTCATTGATGTTCCTGGTGCTACATTGACTATACTG ATTGAAGGATACCTCCGTTTGTTGAGCCGTCACCCGGTGGGCACGGAGGACCACCAGGATATTATAGATGTGCTGACTGCAGTACAGGCGATTGGCCGTGTACAACCTCGGGACCCTGAGGTCCTGAATGAGGAGGCAGCTACTCCTGCCGCAGCAGCTACTCAGAGGCCAAGCATTACTGAGAGCCCAAGCACAAGCATAGCTCCCACTAGACGTTTGCGTGTTCGTACCCCTCGAGTTGTCCCTACCTCTGAGCCCCCTCCACCCACCCCACATCCATCCCTTAGCCCCACAATCCCTTCACCCACCCTACATCCATCTCGTAGTCCCACCATCCCCCCATTGACTCCACATCCTTCTGTTGGGCCTGACATTCCTCCACCCACCCCACGGTCATTTCCCGATGTGTCACCCATTCCATCCTTTGACTTGGGTATTCATCTAACCCCACCTGACATACAGCAGGAGCCACCCTCTGGCAGTATGTCTACTGGCCCTTCATCAGCCATCACCCCACCCCATGTTCATGTTGAGGAAGCTAGTGGGTTACCTGTTCAACAAGAAGGTCGGCCGAAACGCATATCAAAGGCACCTCCTTGTGGGACAGGAGGGCATAAACATGGACACAACGCTGGGCCCGAGGCATCTGACGAAGGACATGCAAGACCTCCTCCTTATTATACGAGACGGCAGAAGGTCCAAAAAAG atga
- the LOC115986792 gene encoding uncharacterized protein LOC115986792, whose translation MTLETSPQEQQHIDSDNYSLDCDGSFLDGFSDVDSWSDNEEITNTVFDEDNKLSSLMSMGYTRDEASIAMERCGVYFSVMHILKWFSFFLIFVLIMSYLVKM comes from the exons ATG aCTCTTGAAACATCTCCTCAAGAACAGCAACATATTGATTCTGATAATTACTCTTTGGATTGTGATGGGAGCTTTCTGGATGGGTTCTCTGATGTTGACAGTTGGTCTGACAATGAG GAAATCACAAATACCGTGTTTGATGAGGATAATAAATTGTCATCCTTAATGAGTATGGGGTACACAAGAGATGAGGCTTCAATAGCAATGGAGAGATGTGGTGTGTATTTCAGTGTTATGCATATTTTGAAATGGTTtagtttttttctcatttttgtccTGATCATGTCATATCTTGTGAAGATGTAA